The window ttaattacactcGTTAGAGTTTAGCGTTAAATTAAATACCACTTTTTTCGTCTCTTAACAAGGAAAATACAAGTTTTTATGTAgtaattgtgtaaaaattttttctttgtttgtgtTTTGACAGATAAAAAGATGAATGTTGAAAAGTGTAAAAGAGAATGATTTTAAGATCAGGTGGCAGCTCGGTGCAATATGTGCAACTGTGTAATAAGTGTTGCCGGATCTTGTTGGGGAATGAAAGTCACTTTAAACGAAAATCGATTCAAACGTTACGCATTAATTTTGctaagttataaaaaataggAAAGAAAGTGTCATAGGTCTTCATAAAGATATGTTTATAGTCTGTAGGTCTGAATCTCTTGGGTTCTATTTtgaagtaagtaaataagtaagtaagtatgtaagtaagtaagtaagtaagtaagttaataagtaagtaagtaagtaagcaagtaagtaagtaagtacgtaactatgtaagtaagtaagtaagtgatTGAGTATGTCAGTAATAATACGCAGCCCATTACTCTTCGTTCCAAATGATACTGTCTGAAACtagtatttttgaaaaacttttcattacattttaatttcttattgttATATGCTTAACACAATACTAATATagtattgttaaatttatttaaaattcatttataatttataaactttataatactacaataaatttatttcttattagcATCCAAACGTTTAAGTTGTTTGCGTGCCGGTTTAAAAGTCTGACAATATTTCTCAAACGTTGCTGGATTTACTTGTAATAGATTTTGTTCAACTATTTTACGAAAATTACGCAAGCTCTGATGTTCGAAACGTAATTTCTCATGTTCCGTCTCAATGAAATTCTGTATAATGGTCTGAGCATTCTGATTGTCCATTATGACGGGTTTATTGTGCAAAACCTGTTGCCTTACTTTATTGTATTCACAGTCCATTAGTTTGTTTAAAGAATCCGGTAAATTTGCATTGACTTCTTCGAATAATTCCTTGTTACTTGCAGAATTGGTCTTACGATTTCTCTCGCCTTCCGTATTAACACCCAGCAATTGGGACAAATTGGTTTCGGTGCCATTGGTATCCGTGGTGCGTTCCGAGttagtttgtttttgaaaattatttatttcatcttGCATGCCATAGATATCGTAAAATTTATAGCCCAACATCTCTAAGGCAATTTCCGTGAGCAAGTACGACATGTTTTGCGAATTTTTTTTGCctcttttatgtataaaatatttacaaatgaaaaatgtttgtttggaATTTTCAAGCAcacttttgtaaataaataaaaaataaacaaagggTATGTTCAGTTAgggtgtttttaaaataatgtagcGATAAGTGTGtcaattgtaaaaaaatcgcttaaaaatgttttccaaatattaatattttaatatcaaagAATGTTTGCCAAACATTTTTTCCAATGGtgggaaaatttttacattttgttgtgCCAAacgatatatatttttgctgtgatacattttaaaaatgtgatcCCGAAAATTCAATACTAccgataaaaataattatattataccATCCTTTATTatctgtttaataaaaatttttaatatgaaatggattttgaaattcaattttaaattttatgtacatatttatttacaccctacaccactttagtggggagggtatattgggtttgttctgatgtttgtaacatacaatatattcgtcctatacccaccttaaagtataccaatcggcttagaatcattttctgagtcgattaagctatttccgtccgttcgtctggctggctgtccatgtaaaccttgtgcgcaaggtacaggccgcaatataattggatgaaatttggcacacacgcttctctttgcccaaggacgaagcctattgaaaatggttaaaatcggtccattatttcgactagcccccatacaaccgtaccccccaaatagggccttttggcttataattaattttaatgatatattatgttaacaaaagtcgacaaaacttagttttatagaacttcaaatgacactaccgatttttataatgatcgggcttcatttgaccctatcccccatacaaacttcccttcagaaaatgacttaaaggtcaaaattcacttacaaacactaataacacttttaaattctacataaataatattgaagaagacttaactcccccaaccaacatttttaaggatagggccatattatgccctactcccctttgagccctcttaaaaaatctttttttgctaaaaaaaagtaaaaatattccgaaataaatttaaaaaaataaaccaaatgcttaattttttaaataatccccatttttaacatacatactgcctggtgtagggtatcatatggtcggttacgcccgactatacattcatacttgttttttatttgtcaattttttttatttgtcggAGCAAATTAAGTGTTCTAATCCAGCagatttttagagtttttttttactacctTATAGCATTTTACgttctgaaaaaaaattatccgctCTATTAGGGTCCGGGAGTTATGGGCCTCCaaagttttgatatataattgcaTATTTCTTGATCACTGATAAACGGATATGGGCGATATGGGTATCATTGAAAAGGTCTTTGAAAGAGCTTTCCATTGATGTGTAAGATGACAAATGTCATTAACCCATTGAGAgccagaaaaatttttatgattttttcttttgactttttttaataaagtaccGTTATCTCTAAAACATACCGATATAACGATGCCTCGTCTCACATGAAAGTTTGTAGACAACATTTGGGGCTTTCCTTTGATATATGTTTGAAAGCTATAACCCATGAAATGCAggagttatttaagtttaaaatttcatataactcCCGAACCTTAATAGAGCggatatttttttcctttgttgAAGTCACAAGAACAAGTACTATCATGtggtataaacaaaaattttaaaatcagctGGATCAGAACGCTTAATTTAAGCCTAAATATTGAACGTATAGCATGTTTTGTGATATCAATCACgatacatttgtaaaatttggaaaaataaataaaataaaaacaaaagtcaaatattttttatataaaaatataaaagataatacattttttctaaGTTTATCATTGTAAGATTTTTAGATTGATTTTTGCTGTTGCCTtcgtaaaaaaatttcacaacgcTCAACAATAATACCGATTTTTTTAATCTCCCAACACTGAACACACCCACTACCAGACAGCTGTTGCAACAACAAATTCATTACAAACTTCTTCATTCTCCTTTTACCTGTGTTTATTTTAAGTATAGAAATTCTATGTGATTTCATTGCAtttcattgttattgttgttgtaaaatttgttgtttaccTGGAtatattgttgtattttctggacaaaaatcgaaaataaaatgttacaaaattgATCCTTTGACTTTAGTAAAAGTAAAGTGTTTGTgaacaaattattaacaaaaaggaGTTGAGGAATTAAAGAACAGTGGCAAACAGAGTCTAAAAATCATTTTGCCTATAAACGTAGAAACATGAAAATCAACGAAaaaaatttgtgtgtttttgcCACTAGTCCACCATACGACAAGGAgggatttcttttaaaaaagggtGAGGTCAACAAGGCCTTCCAAAGACGATACTTTGTGTTGAAAGGTAATTTACTATTTTACTTTGAGAAAAGAGGCGACAAGGAACCTTTGGGTTTGATTATAGTTGAAGGCTGTACTATAGGTAAGTAGAAAAATGATTCATGGTAAATTTTAGAAGATAcctacttaaattttatttgtatatttttagaacTTTCAGAAGAAAGTGATCAATATTGTTTTGAAATAGCTTTCAATGGCAATCGTACGTATATTTTATCAGCGGAATCACAAGAAAGTATGGAATCCTGGATGAAAGCTTTAACATGTGCTGGCtatgaatataaaaaacttatggTGGCGGAATTGCAAAGGCAACTAGAGGAAATAGACAATTCTCGCAATagtatgtagaaaaaaatgtaataacaaaggctataatttaaaaatatttttttataaaatttcagaaataaCCACTGATTCCATGCCCTCgtcaacaaatgttttaacaCCCAAACCACCACCACGACGCACTAATCCTTTTAATCGTCCTGCTCCCCCTTTACCTGGTAGTGTCAATGGCAATAATGGCTTACCGCTTGCTCCCCCAGTAATGCCATTTATAAATGGTCATTTCGGTTCATCTTCGCAACGTAATACTACTGCGTCTAATGCCCCTACTGTCAATAATATTCAAACAGGTATGTAAATATGGCAAAAAATAACGTCTGTTAtctaattatgtatttattttttgtttgtttgctaaaGCTTT of the Lucilia cuprina isolate Lc7/37 chromosome 2, ASM2204524v1, whole genome shotgun sequence genome contains:
- the LOC111688069 gene encoding uncharacterized protein LOC111688069; the encoded protein is MSYLLTEIALEMLGYKFYDIYGMQDEINNFQKQTNSERTTDTNGTETNLSQLLGVNTEGERNRKTNSASNKELFEEVNANLPDSLNKLMDCEYNKVRQQVLHNKPVIMDNQNAQTIIQNFIETEHEKLRFEHQSLRNFRKIVEQNLLQVNPATFEKYCQTFKPARKQLKRLDANKK
- the LOC111688068 gene encoding sesquipedalian-1; amino-acid sequence: MKINEKNLCVFATSPPYDKEGFLLKKGEVNKAFQRRYFVLKGNLLFYFEKRGDKEPLGLIIVEGCTIELSEESDQYCFEIAFNGNRTYILSAESQESMESWMKALTCAGYEYKKLMVAELQRQLEEIDNSRNKITTDSMPSSTNVLTPKPPPRRTNPFNRPAPPLPGSVNGNNGLPLAPPVMPFINGHFGSSSQRNTTASNAPTVNNIQTGRETSPLPPPRGINSAHGSTSSLASNSNTTTTTSRSEFFIPTQAITQQLQSQQQPQQQKQHNHHHHHHHQHHNNLHSANKLPTNTVFFNDFQNHNHSLNFNEIHEQFRQLVMKDILEYQAQREIKAQPLIQL